One Micromonospora sp. FIMYZ51 genomic window carries:
- a CDS encoding acyltransferase domain-containing protein, producing MFSGDEELWSRVDVVQPVSWAVMVSLAGVWRSLGVVPDVVVGHSQGRLRRRWWRVGCRWVRVRGWWRCGRG from the coding sequence GTGTTTTCGGGGGATGAGGAGTTGTGGTCGCGGGTGGATGTGGTGCAGCCGGTGTCGTGGGCGGTGATGGTGTCGTTGGCGGGGGTGTGGCGGTCGTTGGGTGTGGTGCCGGATGTGGTGGTGGGGCATTCGCAGGGGAGATTGCGGCGGCGGTGGTGGCGGGTGGGTTGTCGGTGGGTGAGGGTGCGCGGGTGGTGGCGTTGCGGTCGCGGGTGA
- a CDS encoding type I polyketide synthase has protein sequence MSNEETLRYFLKQVTAELQETRRLLHEHQSRQFEPIAIVGMDCRYPGGADSPERMWALLTEGRDAVSDLPVNRGWDLPALIDADTGRPGTSTARQGGFLHDADLFDAGLFGISPREALAMDPQQRLLLEGAWKTIEQAGIDPVSLRGTQTGVYVGVTNQDYGPRPYQGSEGTAGHLLIGNTTSVASGRIAYVLGLEGPAVTIDTACSSSLVALHTAAQALRQGECDLALAGGATIMSSPNMLVEFSRQGGLAGDGRCKAFAATADGMGPGEGVGLLLLERLSDAQRRGHRVLAMLRGSAVNSDGASNGLTAPNGPAQQRVIRQALTNAKLEASDVDVVEAHGTGTALGDPIEAQALLATYGRQRAEHQPLWLGSVKSNIGHAQAAAGVAGVIKMILAMRAGLLPRTLHVDEPSPEVDWSSGAVRLLTEPRQWPVTGRPRRAGVSSFGISGTNAHVIVEQAPEVEADGPGPDDVRPLPVWPCVVSARTADGLAAQAARIAADLAERPDVAVADVGSALATGRAVLEHRVVVLAGEREELRAGLSAVAERRRHPSVRRGVATAGRLALLFTGQGAQRAGMGRQLYELFPDYADAFDAACAELDKHLDRALKDVVFAAEGSSDTSLIGQTGYTQPALFAQELALFRLVESWGVRPDFLIGHSIGELTAAHVAGVWTLADACRIVAARGRLMQQLPTGGAMVALRTGATRAEELLAGVAGPVGLAAVNGPRSVVVSGSDAAVEEICKRCAAENVKTTRLVVSHAFHSALMEPMLQEFAAVLADVSFSAPRLPVVSNETGHLADEHIRTPEYWVRQVREPVRFAAGVATLRGAGVTRYLEIGPAPVLSALVGECLDDDRDRVTVAAALRDDEAEVNTLLLAVARIFAAGAPVDWRSVYRWSGAREVQLPTYAFQRERYWLAADDGRQDSLPPGLGHSDHPMLRTWIAAATGGDVLCTGRLALGTHPWLADHVVLGNVVVPGTAFVEMACWVGDRTGCPVVHELNLYAPLLIDGEAATVLQVLLGPADDSGTRRIRFYARPETSGEGAWTCHAEGTLGPEREADGSAARFGSWPPEPAEPVDLDGFYADLADAGLRYGPAFQGLRRAWRSADEIFAEVAIPGAAAREAARFGAHPALLDAALHALGPLASADDQPGTAYLPFSWRGVQLYGTAPQQLRVMLRRSGSEVRVLAVAPDGSPVARIDALALRPVSAGQLRPAAATTDDALFRTDWVRLADDAVGPDARYACIGDVPGGAALGARYADVPALADVAVPDVVLAAAPAGAGSDDVAAATHEAVTWALRLLQQWLGDDRFATSRLAVLTRNAGAVTAGDQVDPAHAAVHGLVRSAQSENPGRIVLVDLGGGEPPSGVLVDAVHRDEPEVAVRDGRLFARRLVREEHTDLALPVSSSWQLGSTGRGTLANLALLPVTDAQQPLRPGQLRIAMRAAGMNFRDTLIALDMYPGDADMGIEGAGVVVEVAPDVTDFAVGDRVMGIIPNSFGPTAVADHLMVVGLPPGWTFVQGASATVAFLTAYYGLVERAGLGAGQRVLVHAAAGGVGTAAVQLARYLGAEVFGTASPPKWTTLRGNGLDDAHIASSRTLEFRDTILAATGGGGVDVVLNSLAGEYIDASLDLLPGGGHFIEIGKADVRDADEVAQARPGVRYAAFDLADPPPERVSEMLRILVGLFADGSLTPPPVTVWDIRQAPRAFRALSQAQLTGKAVLTIGPAFEADDTVLITGGTGDLGRLFTRHLAAEHGLRRLVLASRSGERSAELEQLTLELAGLGVEVRVAACDVANRQALAALLRDISARGRLAGVVHAAGVVDDGVIGSLDEERLAGVLRPKVDGAWHLHQLTEGLDLALFALFSSAAATLGSPGQGSYAAANAFLDGLAEFRSAHGLAAVSLGWGSWQQTNGLTARLTDHDRARAARAGVVPLSPAQGLALFDTASRTGRAAPIAARLDLAALRARYVDEPVPALMRTLIRSRRPAAGQPGRNGSEMPDRLAALAPEERTELVLDMVRTQTAIVLGHTSAAAIEPDRAFKDLGFDSLTAVELRNCLQDEVSLPLSATVVFDHPTPMALTAYLVRLAVPDELTPAQLVLRDLDRLEATAETIDPDDDRHGEITKRLRRMLRALDGKGRAAPEGGVDDALTAASADEVLAFIDSEFGDLP, from the coding sequence ATGTCCAACGAGGAGACCCTGCGGTACTTCCTCAAGCAGGTCACCGCCGAGCTACAGGAAACCCGGCGGCTCCTGCACGAGCACCAGAGCCGTCAGTTCGAGCCGATCGCGATCGTCGGCATGGATTGCCGGTACCCGGGAGGCGCGGACTCTCCCGAGCGGATGTGGGCACTGCTCACCGAGGGACGCGACGCGGTGTCCGACCTTCCGGTCAACCGTGGCTGGGACCTGCCCGCGCTGATCGACGCCGACACCGGACGGCCCGGTACCTCGACCGCGCGGCAGGGCGGCTTCCTGCACGACGCCGACCTCTTCGACGCGGGCCTGTTCGGCATCAGCCCGCGCGAGGCGCTGGCCATGGACCCGCAGCAGCGGCTGCTGCTGGAAGGCGCCTGGAAGACGATCGAGCAGGCGGGCATCGACCCGGTGTCGTTACGGGGTACGCAGACCGGCGTCTACGTGGGTGTCACCAACCAGGACTACGGGCCGCGCCCGTACCAGGGATCCGAAGGTACGGCGGGACACCTGCTGATCGGGAACACCACGAGCGTGGCGTCCGGCCGGATCGCGTACGTCCTCGGGCTGGAGGGCCCCGCCGTCACCATCGACACCGCCTGCTCCTCCTCGCTGGTCGCCCTGCACACCGCGGCTCAGGCACTGCGCCAGGGCGAATGTGATCTCGCGCTGGCGGGCGGGGCGACGATCATGTCGTCCCCGAACATGCTTGTCGAGTTCAGCCGCCAGGGAGGTCTGGCCGGCGACGGCAGATGCAAGGCATTCGCCGCCACCGCCGACGGGATGGGCCCCGGCGAGGGTGTCGGCCTGCTCCTGCTGGAGCGGCTCTCCGACGCGCAACGCCGCGGCCACCGGGTGCTCGCGATGCTACGCGGCTCGGCCGTGAACTCCGACGGTGCGTCCAACGGCCTGACCGCGCCGAACGGACCCGCGCAGCAGCGGGTGATCCGGCAGGCGTTGACGAACGCGAAGCTTGAGGCGTCCGACGTGGATGTCGTCGAGGCGCACGGCACCGGCACGGCGTTGGGCGATCCCATCGAAGCACAGGCGTTGCTGGCGACGTACGGGAGACAGCGCGCGGAGCACCAGCCGCTCTGGCTGGGCTCGGTGAAGTCGAACATCGGCCACGCCCAGGCTGCGGCCGGGGTCGCTGGCGTGATCAAGATGATCCTGGCGATGCGCGCCGGCCTGCTGCCCCGGACGTTGCACGTCGACGAGCCGTCGCCCGAGGTGGACTGGTCCTCGGGGGCGGTGCGGCTGCTGACCGAGCCACGGCAGTGGCCGGTCACCGGCAGACCACGCCGGGCGGGTGTCTCCTCGTTCGGCATCAGCGGCACCAACGCCCATGTCATCGTCGAGCAGGCGCCCGAGGTCGAGGCCGACGGGCCGGGACCGGACGACGTCCGGCCGCTACCGGTGTGGCCCTGTGTCGTCTCGGCCCGGACCGCGGACGGCCTCGCCGCGCAGGCCGCACGGATCGCCGCGGACCTGGCCGAGCGTCCCGATGTTGCGGTGGCCGACGTCGGTTCGGCGCTGGCGACCGGCCGGGCCGTCCTGGAGCACCGCGTCGTGGTGCTGGCCGGCGAGCGGGAGGAACTGCGCGCCGGGTTGTCCGCCGTGGCCGAACGCCGCAGGCACCCGTCCGTCCGGCGTGGCGTGGCAACCGCCGGCCGGCTCGCCCTGCTCTTCACCGGTCAGGGCGCCCAGCGCGCGGGCATGGGTCGTCAGCTCTACGAGCTGTTTCCCGACTACGCTGACGCGTTCGACGCGGCCTGCGCCGAGCTGGACAAGCACCTCGACCGTGCGCTCAAGGATGTCGTCTTCGCCGCCGAGGGATCATCCGACACGTCGCTCATCGGGCAGACCGGTTACACCCAGCCGGCCCTGTTCGCCCAGGAGCTGGCCCTGTTCCGCCTGGTCGAATCCTGGGGCGTACGTCCGGACTTCCTCATCGGACACTCCATCGGCGAGCTGACGGCTGCCCACGTCGCCGGGGTGTGGACGCTTGCGGACGCCTGCCGGATCGTGGCGGCGCGTGGCCGGCTGATGCAGCAGCTGCCGACGGGCGGCGCCATGGTGGCGCTGCGCACCGGTGCGACAAGAGCCGAAGAGTTGCTGGCCGGAGTCGCGGGCCCGGTCGGTCTGGCAGCCGTCAACGGCCCCCGCTCGGTGGTGGTCTCCGGCTCCGACGCCGCCGTCGAGGAAATCTGCAAGCGGTGTGCGGCGGAGAACGTGAAGACCACCCGCCTGGTCGTCTCGCACGCGTTCCACTCCGCGCTGATGGAACCCATGCTCCAGGAGTTCGCCGCGGTGCTCGCGGACGTGTCGTTCTCGGCGCCGCGACTGCCGGTGGTCTCGAACGAGACCGGTCACCTCGCCGACGAGCACATCCGTACCCCCGAGTACTGGGTGCGGCAGGTGCGCGAGCCGGTGCGCTTCGCCGCCGGGGTCGCCACGTTGCGCGGCGCGGGTGTGACCAGATACCTGGAAATCGGGCCCGCCCCGGTACTTTCGGCGCTGGTCGGCGAGTGCCTCGACGACGACCGCGACCGGGTCACCGTCGCAGCCGCACTGCGCGACGACGAGGCCGAGGTCAACACGCTCCTGCTCGCGGTGGCGCGGATCTTCGCCGCCGGTGCGCCGGTCGACTGGCGGTCGGTGTACCGGTGGAGCGGTGCCCGAGAGGTGCAGTTGCCGACGTACGCCTTCCAGCGCGAGCGTTACTGGTTGGCCGCGGACGACGGACGGCAGGACTCGCTGCCGCCGGGTCTGGGCCACAGCGACCACCCCATGCTGCGTACGTGGATCGCCGCGGCCACGGGCGGTGACGTGCTCTGCACCGGGCGCCTCGCCCTGGGCACGCACCCGTGGCTCGCCGACCACGTCGTCCTGGGCAACGTCGTGGTGCCGGGCACGGCCTTCGTCGAGATGGCGTGCTGGGTCGGTGACCGTACGGGCTGCCCGGTGGTGCACGAGCTGAACCTGTACGCCCCGCTGCTGATCGACGGCGAAGCGGCCACCGTCCTACAGGTTCTTCTCGGGCCGGCCGACGACTCCGGCACTCGCCGGATCAGGTTCTACGCCCGCCCGGAGACCTCCGGCGAGGGCGCCTGGACGTGCCACGCGGAAGGAACACTCGGACCCGAGCGGGAAGCCGACGGCAGCGCCGCCAGGTTCGGCTCCTGGCCGCCCGAGCCGGCGGAGCCGGTGGACCTCGACGGCTTCTACGCCGACCTTGCGGACGCCGGCCTGCGTTACGGGCCGGCGTTCCAGGGCCTACGACGCGCCTGGCGCAGCGCCGACGAGATCTTCGCCGAGGTGGCCATTCCCGGCGCGGCGGCCCGCGAGGCCGCGCGATTCGGTGCCCACCCCGCGCTGCTTGATGCGGCCCTGCACGCGCTCGGGCCGCTCGCCTCGGCCGACGACCAGCCAGGCACCGCCTATCTGCCCTTCTCGTGGCGCGGAGTACAGCTGTACGGGACGGCCCCGCAGCAGCTGCGCGTCATGCTCCGGCGCAGCGGGAGCGAGGTGCGGGTGCTGGCGGTCGCACCCGACGGCAGCCCGGTGGCGCGCATCGACGCGCTCGCGCTGCGACCGGTCTCGGCGGGTCAGCTTCGGCCTGCCGCCGCGACGACCGATGATGCCCTGTTCCGCACCGACTGGGTACGGCTTGCCGACGACGCCGTCGGGCCCGACGCCCGGTACGCCTGCATCGGAGACGTTCCCGGCGGTGCGGCGCTCGGTGCGCGGTACGCCGATGTGCCGGCGCTGGCAGACGTCGCCGTGCCCGACGTGGTGCTGGCCGCCGCTCCGGCCGGTGCCGGCAGCGACGACGTCGCCGCCGCGACGCACGAGGCGGTCACCTGGGCGCTGCGGCTGTTGCAGCAGTGGCTGGGTGACGATCGCTTCGCGACCAGCCGGCTCGCGGTGCTCACCCGCAACGCCGGTGCGGTCACTGCCGGCGACCAGGTCGACCCGGCGCACGCCGCCGTGCACGGTCTCGTCCGCTCGGCGCAGTCGGAGAATCCGGGCCGGATCGTCCTGGTCGATCTCGGTGGCGGCGAGCCGCCGAGCGGCGTACTCGTCGACGCGGTGCACCGAGACGAGCCCGAGGTGGCGGTCCGCGACGGCCGCCTCTTCGCCCGCCGACTGGTCCGGGAGGAGCACACCGATCTGGCGTTGCCGGTCTCGTCGTCGTGGCAGCTGGGCAGCACCGGGCGGGGGACCCTGGCCAATCTGGCGCTGCTGCCGGTGACCGATGCGCAGCAGCCGCTCCGGCCGGGGCAACTGCGCATCGCGATGCGCGCGGCCGGCATGAACTTCCGGGACACGCTTATCGCGCTCGACATGTACCCGGGCGATGCGGACATGGGCATCGAGGGCGCGGGCGTGGTCGTCGAGGTGGCACCGGACGTCACCGACTTCGCCGTCGGTGACCGCGTGATGGGCATCATCCCGAACTCCTTCGGTCCGACCGCGGTCGCCGATCACCTGATGGTCGTCGGCCTGCCGCCGGGCTGGACGTTCGTGCAGGGCGCCTCGGCCACCGTCGCCTTCCTCACCGCGTACTACGGTCTGGTGGAGCGGGCCGGGCTCGGCGCGGGGCAGCGGGTGCTCGTGCACGCGGCGGCGGGCGGTGTCGGCACCGCCGCCGTCCAACTCGCCCGCTACCTCGGCGCAGAGGTCTTCGGTACGGCCAGCCCGCCGAAGTGGACGACCCTGCGGGGCAACGGACTCGACGACGCGCACATCGCGTCGTCGCGGACGCTGGAGTTCCGGGACACCATCCTCGCCGCCACCGGGGGCGGCGGCGTCGACGTGGTGCTGAACTCGCTCGCCGGTGAGTACATCGACGCGTCGCTGGACCTGCTTCCCGGTGGCGGCCACTTCATCGAGATCGGCAAGGCCGATGTGCGCGACGCCGACGAGGTGGCGCAGGCCCGACCGGGCGTACGCTATGCGGCCTTCGACCTCGCTGACCCGCCACCGGAGCGGGTGAGCGAGATGCTCCGCATTCTCGTCGGGCTCTTCGCCGACGGGTCGCTGACCCCACCTCCGGTGACCGTCTGGGACATTCGGCAGGCGCCGCGCGCCTTCCGCGCGTTGAGCCAGGCCCAGTTGACGGGTAAGGCGGTCCTCACGATCGGGCCGGCGTTCGAGGCCGACGACACGGTCCTCATCACCGGCGGCACCGGTGACCTCGGTCGCCTGTTCACCCGGCACCTCGCCGCCGAACACGGGCTGCGCCGCCTCGTGCTGGCCAGCCGCAGCGGCGAACGCTCCGCCGAGCTGGAACAGCTGACGCTGGAGCTGGCCGGCCTGGGTGTCGAGGTGCGCGTGGCCGCCTGCGACGTCGCGAACCGGCAGGCGCTCGCGGCGCTGCTGCGGGACATCTCGGCACGCGGGCGGCTCGCCGGCGTCGTGCACGCGGCGGGTGTCGTCGACGACGGCGTCATCGGCTCGTTGGACGAGGAGCGGCTGGCCGGGGTGCTCCGACCGAAGGTGGACGGTGCCTGGCACCTGCACCAGCTGACCGAGGGTCTCGACCTCGCGCTGTTCGCGCTCTTCTCCTCGGCCGCCGCCACGCTCGGCAGCCCGGGCCAGGGCAGCTACGCGGCCGCCAACGCGTTCCTCGACGGGCTCGCCGAGTTCCGCAGCGCGCACGGCCTGGCCGCCGTCTCGTTGGGCTGGGGCAGTTGGCAGCAGACCAACGGCCTGACCGCACGGCTGACCGACCACGACCGCGCCCGTGCCGCACGCGCCGGCGTGGTCCCGCTCAGCCCGGCGCAGGGCCTTGCGCTCTTCGACACCGCGTCGCGGACCGGCCGGGCCGCACCGATCGCGGCCCGCCTCGACCTGGCGGCGCTGCGGGCCCGATACGTCGACGAGCCGGTGCCGGCGCTGATGCGGACCCTGATCCGCAGCCGGCGTCCGGCCGCCGGCCAGCCGGGCCGAAACGGCTCGGAGATGCCCGACCGGCTCGCTGCGCTGGCCCCCGAGGAGCGTACGGAGCTGGTGCTCGACATGGTGCGGACGCAGACCGCAATCGTGCTGGGCCACACCTCCGCCGCCGCGATCGAGCCCGATCGGGCATTCAAGGATCTGGGCTTCGACTCACTGACCGCAGTGGAGCTGCGCAACTGCCTCCAGGACGAGGTCTCGCTGCCGTTGTCGGCGACCGTCGTCTTCGACCATCCGACGCCGATGGCGCTCACCGCGTACCTGGTGCGCCTCGCCGTGCCCGACGAACTGACGCCCGCACAGCTGGTGCTGCGCGACCTCGACCGGCTCGAAGCGACCGCCGAGACGATCGACCCCGACGACGACCGGCACGGCGAGATCACCAAGCGGCTGCGCCGGATGCTGCGTGCTCTCGACGGAAAGGGCCGGGCCGCGCCCGAGGGCGGCGTCGACGATGCCCTCACCGCCGCCAGCGCCGACGAGGTGCTCGCCTTCATCGACAGCGAGTTCGGCGACCTGCCATGA
- a CDS encoding SDR family NAD(P)-dependent oxidoreductase has protein sequence MVWVGVGVGVVEGLLVEGLWVAAVNGPSSVVVSGGVGLLEGFVVRCEGLGVRVRWVPVDYASHSGGVGVVEGEVLRVLEGLSPVSGGGVVFVSSVVGQVVDMGVLDGGYWFANLRERVRFQEAVEVALGLGCGVFVEVGGHPVLGVGVSETAEVLGVDVVVLGSLRRGEGGWGRFVRSVAEGWVRGVEVDWSAMFAGAATSRVDLPTYAFDRRWYWLNTSGLNAPATADTIDGEFWDLVEREDLESLASTEIERTSLSAALPVLTSWRRKRRERDTVDGWRYRVTWRLLAEDDAAALSGTWLVVVPANGAGGSWAEAATTAITRHGASAVRLTSSGADRHEMARRLRDVPPVAGVLSLLALDETPAADLPAIPTGLAATVSLIQALGDVGVSAPLWCLTEEAVAAVPGETVAGARQSLVWGVGRVAALEHPERWGGLIDVSGEPVEATAGQLAKVLAIGTEDQTALRPSGILVRRLVRAADQGPAGRSWRPSGTVLVTGGTGAIAGHVARWLARAGAEHLLLVSRRGPAAPGAPELERELTEAGVRVTTAACDITAPGVLDDLLSSLAPEHPLTTVVHLAGHTQLTSLDELELGELAATVGAKVTGAIELDKIVDRYRPGAVVFFSSVAGVWGSGIHAAYAAGNAFLDSLAAQRRARGVPATAVAWGVWGGANPGDGASVPEGVDVDRLQRQGLPLIDPELACGALQRALDHDETFLAVADVDWSRFLPVFTSTRPSPFFSELVEARPDAGTEDADPTEPEANRWAALPPADRERALEDLVRAHVAAVLAHRTPEAITPDRAFKELGFDSLTAVELRNRLNAATGLRLPATLVFDYPTLAALTGHLRGELLPEANHAAQPLLAQLDAIEAGIAELTAGSEVRDQLLSRLREIVASGDDRPAHQAGTNPAVELGAATDDEMFSFISKEFGISRPGERP, from the coding sequence ATGGTGTGGGTGGGTGTGGGGGTGGGTGTGGTGGAGGGGTTGTTGGTGGAGGGGTTGTGGGTGGCGGCGGTGAATGGTCCGTCGTCGGTGGTGGTGTCGGGTGGGGTGGGGTTGTTGGAGGGTTTTGTGGTGCGGTGTGAGGGGTTGGGGGTGCGGGTGCGGTGGGTGCCGGTGGATTATGCGTCGCATTCGGGTGGGGTGGGTGTGGTGGAGGGTGAGGTGTTGCGGGTGTTGGAGGGGTTGTCGCCGGTGTCGGGTGGTGGGGTGGTGTTTGTGTCGTCGGTGGTGGGTCAGGTGGTGGATATGGGGGTGTTGGATGGTGGTTATTGGTTTGCGAATTTGCGGGAGCGGGTGCGTTTTCAGGAGGCGGTGGAGGTGGCGTTGGGGTTGGGGTGTGGGGTGTTTGTGGAGGTGGGTGGGCATCCGGTGTTGGGGGTGGGGGTGTCGGAGACGGCGGAGGTGTTGGGGGTTGATGTGGTGGTGTTGGGGTCGTTGCGGCGGGGTGAGGGTGGGTGGGGTCGGTTTGTGCGGTCGGTGGCGGAGGGGTGGGTTCGTGGTGTGGAGGTGGACTGGTCGGCGATGTTCGCCGGCGCCGCGACCAGCCGGGTCGACCTGCCGACCTACGCCTTCGACCGGCGGTGGTACTGGCTGAATACGTCGGGACTGAACGCCCCGGCCACCGCCGACACCATCGACGGGGAGTTCTGGGACCTCGTCGAGCGGGAAGACCTCGAGTCCCTGGCCAGTACCGAGATCGAGCGGACGTCGTTGAGCGCCGCCCTGCCCGTACTGACATCCTGGCGGCGCAAGCGCCGCGAGCGCGACACCGTCGACGGCTGGCGATACCGGGTGACCTGGCGGCTGCTCGCGGAGGACGACGCCGCCGCGCTCTCGGGCACGTGGCTCGTGGTCGTCCCCGCCAACGGCGCGGGCGGAAGCTGGGCCGAGGCGGCGACGACGGCCATCACCCGGCACGGCGCCAGCGCCGTGCGACTCACGTCGTCCGGTGCCGACCGGCACGAGATGGCGCGACGTCTCAGGGATGTGCCGCCGGTGGCGGGCGTGCTGTCGCTGCTCGCCCTCGACGAGACGCCAGCGGCGGATCTCCCCGCCATCCCCACCGGCCTGGCGGCGACGGTTTCGCTGATCCAGGCGCTCGGTGACGTCGGGGTGAGTGCGCCACTGTGGTGCCTCACTGAGGAAGCCGTGGCAGCAGTGCCGGGCGAGACCGTTGCGGGCGCGAGGCAATCGCTGGTGTGGGGCGTCGGCCGGGTGGCGGCCCTGGAACATCCGGAGCGCTGGGGCGGCCTGATCGACGTCTCGGGCGAGCCGGTGGAGGCGACGGCGGGCCAACTGGCCAAGGTGTTGGCGATCGGCACCGAGGACCAGACGGCGCTGCGTCCGTCCGGAATCCTGGTGCGTCGCCTGGTCCGCGCCGCCGACCAGGGCCCTGCCGGGCGGTCCTGGCGGCCCTCGGGCACGGTTCTGGTCACCGGTGGCACGGGCGCGATCGCCGGGCACGTAGCCCGGTGGCTCGCCCGCGCCGGCGCCGAGCACCTGTTACTGGTGAGTCGGCGCGGTCCTGCGGCACCCGGCGCGCCGGAGTTGGAGCGGGAACTGACCGAAGCGGGTGTCCGGGTCACCACGGCCGCCTGCGACATCACCGCGCCGGGTGTGCTCGACGACCTGCTGTCCAGCCTTGCGCCGGAGCATCCGTTGACCACCGTCGTGCACCTGGCCGGCCACACTCAGCTCACTAGCTTGGACGAACTTGAGCTGGGCGAGCTAGCCGCTACGGTCGGGGCCAAGGTGACCGGTGCGATCGAGCTCGACAAGATCGTTGACCGGTACCGTCCCGGCGCGGTCGTCTTCTTCTCCTCGGTCGCCGGGGTCTGGGGAAGCGGCATCCACGCCGCCTACGCCGCCGGCAACGCCTTCCTCGACTCGCTTGCCGCGCAGCGACGGGCGCGCGGCGTTCCCGCCACCGCGGTGGCGTGGGGCGTCTGGGGTGGGGCGAACCCTGGCGACGGCGCGAGCGTGCCCGAGGGAGTCGACGTCGACCGCCTGCAACGCCAGGGGCTGCCCCTGATCGATCCGGAGCTGGCGTGTGGCGCCCTGCAACGCGCGCTCGACCACGACGAGACTTTCCTCGCCGTCGCCGACGTCGACTGGTCGCGCTTCCTTCCGGTCTTCACCTCCACGCGGCCCAGCCCGTTCTTCAGCGAGCTGGTCGAGGCCCGACCCGACGCCGGCACCGAAGACGCCGACCCGACCGAGCCCGAGGCGAACCGCTGGGCCGCCCTACCACCCGCGGACCGGGAACGTGCCCTGGAGGACCTGGTCCGGGCCCATGTCGCCGCCGTTCTCGCCCACCGCACACCGGAGGCGATCACGCCGGATCGCGCGTTCAAGGAACTCGGCTTCGACTCGCTGACCGCCGTGGAACTGCGCAACCGGCTCAACGCGGCGACCGGCCTACGGCTACCGGCCACGCTGGTCTTCGACTATCCGACACTGGCTGCGCTTACCGGCCACCTGCGCGGCGAACTGCTGCCCGAGGCCAACCACGCGGCGCAGCCCCTGCTGGCACAGCTGGACGCCATCGAGGCGGGCATCGCCGAGCTGACGGCCGGCAGCGAAGTGCGCGATCAGCTGCTCAGCAGACTGCGCGAGATCGTCGCGAGCGGCGACGACCGGCCCGCCCACCAGGCCGGCACGAATCCGGCCGTGGAACTCGGTGCGGCGACCGACGACGAAATGTTCAGTTTCATCAGCAAGGAGTTTGGAATCTCACGACCCGGTGAGCGACCCTGA